One window from the genome of Candidatus Rickettsiella isopodorum encodes:
- the typA gene encoding translational GTPase TypA, translating to MIQNIRNIAIIAHVDHGKTTLVDKLLQQSGTLSSRAAPVERIMDSNDLERERGITILAKNTSIEWHGYRINIVDTPGHADFGGEVERILSMVDSVLLLVDAVDGPMPQTRFVTQKAFAKGLKPIVVVNKIDRPSARPDWVINQVFDLFDRLGATEEQLDFPIIYASALQGYATLDLKNPSSDLAPLFETIINKVAPPAVNPQGPFQMQITTLDYSSYVGTIGIGRIQRGCAKANMPVVLIDREGKTRSARILQILGYRGLERIEIDQAEAGDIIAVTGIDTLNISDTLCDPNLVEALPALTVDEPTMSMTFQVNNSPFSGKDGKFVTSRQIRERLDKELLHNVALKVEDTEDPNRFRVSGRGELHLSILIETMRREGYELGVSRPEVILKEIDGEIKEPYENLTVDLEEQHQGNIMEKLGSRRGDLVDMVSDGKGRIRLDYKIPTRALIGFRTEFLTATSGLGLMHHVFDHYGPVKKGTLANRANGVMISNQVGKATGFSLFNLQERGKLLIGPQTDVYEGMIVGIHSRDNDLVVNVVKGKQLTNVRASGSDENIILTPPITFSLEQALEFIADDELLEVTPHYLRLRKKFLKEHERKRSGRDV from the coding sequence ATGATCCAAAATATACGTAATATCGCCATAATTGCCCATGTTGATCACGGGAAAACCACACTCGTAGATAAATTGTTACAACAATCTGGGACTCTCTCAAGTCGAGCGGCTCCAGTGGAGCGTATTATGGATAGTAACGATCTGGAACGTGAACGAGGCATTACTATACTTGCCAAAAACACTTCCATAGAATGGCATGGTTATCGGATTAATATTGTCGATACGCCCGGGCATGCTGACTTTGGTGGCGAAGTCGAACGTATCTTGTCTATGGTAGATTCGGTTTTACTACTCGTCGACGCAGTGGATGGCCCAATGCCACAAACACGATTCGTTACCCAAAAAGCCTTTGCTAAAGGTTTAAAACCCATCGTTGTCGTTAATAAAATTGACCGGCCCAGCGCTAGGCCTGATTGGGTGATTAATCAGGTGTTTGATCTATTTGATCGATTGGGTGCTACCGAAGAACAACTTGATTTCCCTATTATCTATGCTTCGGCTTTACAAGGTTATGCAACATTGGACCTTAAAAACCCAAGTTCCGATCTGGCTCCTTTATTTGAAACGATTATTAATAAAGTCGCACCACCCGCAGTTAACCCCCAAGGTCCCTTTCAAATGCAAATTACCACCTTGGACTATTCTAGTTATGTAGGCACTATTGGTATTGGTCGTATTCAGAGAGGATGCGCTAAAGCGAATATGCCTGTTGTTTTAATAGACAGAGAAGGAAAAACTCGATCGGCTCGTATATTACAAATTTTAGGCTATCGAGGCTTGGAACGTATCGAAATCGATCAAGCTGAAGCCGGTGATATCATCGCCGTCACAGGTATTGATACGTTGAACATCTCTGACACTTTATGTGACCCTAACTTGGTAGAGGCCTTACCGGCTTTAACAGTTGATGAGCCGACAATGAGTATGACCTTCCAAGTCAATAACTCACCTTTTTCAGGGAAAGATGGAAAATTTGTTACTAGTAGACAAATCAGAGAACGCCTCGACAAAGAACTACTTCATAATGTTGCACTTAAAGTTGAAGACACTGAAGACCCTAACCGATTTCGCGTTTCAGGTAGAGGAGAATTACATTTATCGATATTAATTGAAACGATGCGTCGCGAAGGATATGAGCTAGGTGTCTCTCGTCCTGAAGTTATTTTAAAAGAAATCGATGGTGAAATAAAAGAGCCCTATGAAAACTTGACTGTGGATCTGGAAGAACAACATCAAGGTAACATTATGGAAAAATTAGGTAGCCGACGTGGAGATCTAGTCGATATGGTATCCGATGGAAAAGGGCGTATCCGGTTGGATTACAAGATACCCACTCGTGCGTTAATTGGTTTTCGTACCGAGTTTTTAACCGCTACTTCTGGTTTAGGACTAATGCACCATGTTTTTGATCATTATGGTCCAGTAAAAAAAGGAACCCTTGCTAACAGAGCCAATGGTGTCATGATCTCCAATCAAGTGGGTAAAGCGACTGGATTTTCCTTATTCAATTTACAAGAACGAGGTAAACTATTAATTGGTCCTCAAACGGATGTCTATGAAGGGATGATCGTAGGTATTCATTCGCGTGATAACGACTTAGTTGTTAATGTCGTGAAAGGAAAGCAGCTCACGAACGTCCGAGCCTCAGGCTCTGATGAGAACATCATTTTGACGCCTCCAATAACCTTCTCATTAGAACAAGCATTAGAATTTATCGCTGATGATGAATTATTAGAAGTCACTCCGCATTATTTACGTTTACGTAAAAAGTTTTTGAAAGAGCATGAACGTAAACGTTCGGGGCGGGATGTTTAA
- the ubiE gene encoding bifunctional demethylmenaquinone methyltransferase/2-methoxy-6-polyprenyl-1,4-benzoquinol methylase UbiE yields the protein MNETLTTDFGYQTIPVNEKNSRVAEVFQSVADKYDLMNDLMSFGLHRLWKKFAVQLAQLRRGDSVLDVAGGTGDLVKAFIKQIGPQGKAILLDINASMLNIGRDRLLNLGLTEINVIQANAEYLPFTEASFDCLSIAFGLRNVTNKETALQSMYQVLKPGGRLLVLEFSKPILGFLQTLYHRYSFDFLPKLGEWIANDEASYRYLVESIRRHPDQKTLQNLILAAGFDECEYYNLSGGIVALHRAWKF from the coding sequence ATGAATGAAACCTTAACTACAGATTTTGGCTACCAAACTATCCCGGTTAATGAAAAAAATAGCCGGGTGGCCGAGGTTTTTCAGTCAGTAGCTGACAAATATGACCTTATGAATGATCTGATGTCATTTGGCCTGCATCGTTTATGGAAAAAATTTGCCGTGCAATTAGCTCAACTTCGTCGCGGGGATAGTGTACTTGATGTGGCAGGAGGCACGGGTGATTTGGTAAAGGCATTTATTAAACAAATAGGACCCCAAGGTAAGGCTATTTTGTTAGATATAAATGCTTCGATGTTAAATATAGGCCGAGATCGGCTTCTGAATTTAGGTCTTACAGAAATAAATGTCATCCAAGCTAATGCAGAATATTTACCCTTTACTGAGGCTAGCTTTGATTGTTTAAGTATCGCTTTTGGATTACGTAATGTAACGAATAAGGAAACGGCACTACAATCAATGTATCAGGTTTTAAAACCCGGTGGACGATTACTCGTTCTAGAATTTTCTAAACCCATACTGGGTTTTTTACAAACTTTATATCATCGTTATTCTTTCGACTTTTTACCTAAGTTAGGGGAGTGGATTGCTAATGATGAAGCAAGCTATCGTTATTTGGTTGAATCCATACGCCGTCATCCAGACCAAAAGACACTTCAGAATCTTATTCTAGCGGCAGGATTTGATGAGTGTGAATACTATAATCTCAGTGGGGGAATAGTTGCATTACATAGAGCGTGGAAATTTTGA
- a CDS encoding ubiquinone biosynthesis accessory factor UbiJ, whose translation MITSNIILSAQEVILNRYLNLDPESKAHLRKLSGKVIKVEWAPLTYYWLFKSDSIYLSKDYNGPTDLILRGSTFDFLRVAFIKKDKALTDIPLQVLGDMEFGKQFKEFFSNLEIDYEEQLSKLLGDVTAYPMIQMLKIIRCWTRQNIENLGENLTNYVQTEMNWLVSDEELQLFFSDIDELRNDCARLEARIKMLEKR comes from the coding sequence TTGATTACCTCCAATATAATATTATCCGCTCAAGAAGTGATACTTAATCGCTATCTTAATCTTGATCCTGAGTCTAAAGCGCATTTGCGTAAATTATCAGGTAAAGTAATAAAGGTAGAATGGGCCCCTTTAACCTATTATTGGCTTTTTAAATCTGATTCAATTTATTTAAGTAAAGATTATAACGGACCTACGGATTTAATATTACGCGGTTCAACGTTTGATTTTTTACGTGTGGCTTTTATAAAAAAAGATAAAGCGCTTACAGATATCCCTCTGCAAGTTTTAGGCGATATGGAGTTTGGAAAACAGTTTAAAGAGTTTTTTTCAAATCTAGAAATTGATTATGAAGAACAATTATCAAAGTTATTGGGTGATGTTACAGCTTACCCAATGATACAAATGCTTAAAATAATACGTTGTTGGACTAGACAAAACATAGAAAATTTAGGAGAAAATTTGACCAACTATGTCCAGACAGAAATGAATTGGTTAGTATCAGATGAAGAATTACAGCTTTTTTTTTCCGATATTGATGAACTACGTAACGATTGTGCCCGATTAGAAGCTCGGATAAAAATGTTGGAAAAAAGGTAG
- the ubiB gene encoding ubiquinone biosynthesis regulatory protein kinase UbiB translates to MKSISRLVRLMQISFILFRYSLDELVFSLHLFRPLRFFVYLNPYRRVNKKMPRGERIRLALEDLGPIFVKFGQALSTRRDFIPIDIADELAKLQDQVPPFPGEEAKSIIEAHIKKPIIEAFSEFNVNPLASASIAQVHAAKLLTTGQEVVVKVLRPGIYKRISRDIDLLYALADLTLRYWRPAKQLRPREIVAEFEACLKNELDLLREGANASQLRRNFSNSDLLYIPQVHWPYTFHKVLVMERIYGISISDIATLKKQGINLKKLAERGVEIFFTQVFRDCFFHADMHPGNIFVSSKNKENPQYLGVDFGIMGSLSPDDQRYLAENLMAFFNRDYRRVAQLHVESGWVAENTRINEFEAAIRTVCEPIFERPLKEISFGQLLLRLFQTARRFNMEVQPQLILLQKTLFNVEGLGRQLYPDLDLWNTAKPFLEHWLRKQVGPRVFFRKIREYAPYWAEKFPEFPDLIYQVMLELRHKKQSKCLHCTKEKEKKQISKRSFWFIGLGIATACIVWALLDLSAKDVAQVASIYVWILGLGGLGLFLGAMINLRKLN, encoded by the coding sequence ATGAAATCAATATCTCGTTTAGTTCGTTTAATGCAGATCAGTTTTATTCTTTTTCGTTATAGTCTTGATGAATTAGTCTTCTCTCTACATTTATTTCGCCCCTTACGTTTTTTTGTTTATTTAAATCCTTATCGAAGGGTTAATAAAAAAATGCCTAGAGGAGAAAGAATTCGTCTTGCGTTAGAAGATTTAGGACCAATTTTCGTTAAATTTGGTCAAGCTTTATCGACACGTCGGGATTTTATTCCTATTGATATAGCGGATGAATTAGCTAAACTCCAAGATCAAGTGCCTCCTTTTCCTGGAGAGGAAGCAAAATCTATTATAGAAGCCCATATTAAAAAGCCTATTATTGAGGCATTTTCTGAATTTAACGTTAATCCTTTGGCATCTGCTTCGATTGCTCAGGTTCACGCCGCTAAGTTATTGACAACAGGTCAAGAAGTAGTCGTTAAAGTTTTACGACCAGGAATTTATAAAAGAATTAGTCGAGATATTGATTTATTATATGCTTTAGCGGACTTAACTTTACGTTATTGGCGACCTGCTAAGCAACTTAGACCCCGTGAAATTGTAGCAGAATTTGAAGCGTGTTTAAAAAATGAATTAGATTTATTACGTGAAGGAGCTAACGCCTCTCAGCTGCGTCGTAATTTTTCTAATTCTGATTTGCTTTATATTCCACAAGTGCATTGGCCGTATACGTTTCATAAAGTCTTAGTCATGGAGCGCATTTATGGTATTTCAATCTCTGATATTGCGACTTTAAAAAAACAAGGAATCAATTTAAAAAAATTAGCTGAAAGAGGCGTTGAAATTTTCTTTACGCAAGTTTTTCGTGATTGCTTTTTTCATGCTGATATGCATCCAGGGAATATTTTTGTTTCATCTAAAAATAAGGAAAATCCTCAGTATTTAGGCGTTGATTTCGGAATTATGGGTAGTTTAAGCCCAGATGATCAACGTTATCTTGCAGAAAATTTGATGGCTTTTTTTAATAGAGATTATCGTCGCGTCGCACAATTGCATGTTGAATCAGGTTGGGTTGCAGAAAATACAAGAATTAATGAATTTGAAGCCGCAATTCGTACTGTATGCGAACCTATTTTTGAAAGACCTTTAAAAGAAATTTCTTTTGGACAGTTGCTTTTACGATTATTTCAAACGGCTAGACGATTTAATATGGAAGTACAACCGCAATTAATACTATTACAAAAAACGCTGTTTAACGTTGAAGGCTTAGGTAGGCAATTGTATCCAGATTTGGATTTATGGAATACGGCCAAGCCTTTTTTAGAGCACTGGTTGCGTAAACAAGTAGGGCCACGGGTTTTTTTTCGAAAAATTCGGGAATATGCACCCTATTGGGCAGAAAAATTTCCTGAATTTCCAGATTTAATATATCAAGTAATGCTTGAATTGCGCCATAAAAAGCAGTCCAAATGTTTGCATTGCACCAAAGAAAAAGAAAAGAAACAAATAAGTAAACGATCTTTTTGGTTTATAGGTTTGGGTATAGCCACTGCTTGTATCGTTTGGGCTTTGTTAGATCTCAGTGCTAAGGATGTTGCGCAGGTAGCATCTATCTATGTATGGATTTTAGGTTTAGGAGGTTTGGGTTTATTTTTAGGTGCGATGATTAATTTACGAAAATTAAATTAA
- a CDS encoding response regulator gives MIIKPNPKQILLVDDDELFLKILTQYLDEAQYSYIACKDSQLAQNYLLQDPDKFFVVLSDRVMPKLHGLQLLTQMKRNALEIPLVLFSGEASKEERCEAIAQGVYDFFYKPISKELLFALLKKIKKQLL, from the coding sequence GTGATAATAAAACCGAATCCGAAACAGATACTACTGGTGGATGACGACGAATTGTTTCTAAAAATATTAACTCAATATTTAGATGAAGCTCAATATTCCTATATAGCTTGTAAAGATAGCCAACTCGCTCAGAATTATCTACTACAAGATCCCGATAAATTTTTTGTTGTTTTAAGCGATAGAGTTATGCCAAAACTTCATGGTTTACAGTTATTAACACAAATGAAAAGAAATGCATTAGAAATTCCTTTAGTGTTATTTTCTGGTGAAGCAAGTAAGGAAGAAAGGTGTGAAGCCATAGCGCAAGGTGTCTATGATTTTTTTTATAAACCTATTTCCAAAGAATTACTTTTCGCATTGTTGAAAAAAATAAAAAAACAATTACTATAG
- a CDS encoding ankyrin repeat domain-containing protein, with product MISSNFNWENNSLFTLANIGDVQLFEYWLNKKKLNIDAQDEDGDTPLHYAAKRGHKDLVINLLNKGAIISSNKKKRTALQDAYACNQAKVAKEITKFVVQKNSVKNILQFQKSIKVGSQEKQELDRLANGFIQYLRKNYLDRNIFIRFSAKHTRRANLLIIAARRCSTIKEFKDLLNNQLNLFKGVPANSISKAILDKRWSEEIRNKPKDLNKSLFYKTITTFVVERLSNNNVNNRSIRDVSHR from the coding sequence ATGATTAGCTCTAATTTCAATTGGGAAAATAATTCGTTATTTACCTTGGCAAATATCGGTGATGTTCAATTATTTGAGTATTGGTTAAATAAAAAAAAACTAAATATTGATGCTCAAGATGAAGATGGTGATACTCCTTTACATTATGCCGCAAAAAGAGGACATAAAGATTTGGTGATTAACTTATTAAACAAGGGTGCGATAATTAGTTCGAATAAAAAAAAACGAACAGCTTTACAAGATGCTTATGCTTGTAATCAAGCTAAAGTAGCAAAAGAAATTACTAAATTTGTAGTCCAAAAAAATTCGGTAAAAAATATACTTCAATTCCAGAAATCTATTAAAGTAGGTTCTCAAGAGAAACAAGAACTGGATCGACTTGCTAATGGCTTTATACAGTATTTACGAAAAAATTACCTTGATAGGAACATCTTTATTCGTTTTTCAGCTAAGCATACTCGAAGAGCCAACCTACTAATCATTGCAGCTCGACGCTGTAGCACGATTAAGGAGTTTAAAGACTTATTAAATAATCAGCTTAACTTATTTAAGGGTGTTCCAGCGAACTCTATATCTAAGGCTATACTTGATAAGCGATGGTCTGAAGAAATTAGGAATAAACCTAAGGATTTAAACAAATCTCTTTTTTATAAAACGATAACTACTTTTGTTGTTGAAAGGCTTTCTAATAATAATGTGAACAATAGAAGTATTAGGGACGTTTCCCATCGCTAA
- the ispH gene encoding 4-hydroxy-3-methylbut-2-enyl diphosphate reductase: MRIVLANPRGFCAGVDRAIEIVKRALNLFGEPIYVRHEVVHNRIVVAELQQKGVIFVEHINEIPRGSTAIFSAHGVSQVVREAAKQRNLRIFDATCPLVTKVHIEVARYNRLGQECVLIGHADHPEVEGSLGHYDNPDGGIYLVENIRDVALLKVKNPLLLSYVTQTTLSLDDTKSIIQALKQRFPKITTPKKEDICYATQNRQFAVKELAKQCDMVLVLGSVNSSNSNRLKELAERLGKPAYLIDSAEDIPTSWLIEKESIGITAGASAPEFLVQDVVTYIKTFPNWRDCLVSELMGIKENVAFALPRELRIPLAIETETLN, translated from the coding sequence ATGAGAATCGTTTTAGCTAATCCTCGAGGTTTTTGTGCCGGCGTTGACCGCGCTATAGAAATTGTCAAGCGAGCATTAAATCTATTTGGTGAGCCTATCTATGTGCGTCATGAGGTAGTACACAATCGAATTGTAGTTGCAGAATTACAGCAAAAAGGAGTAATCTTTGTTGAGCACATCAATGAAATCCCCCGAGGTTCCACGGCTATTTTTAGCGCTCACGGAGTTTCTCAAGTGGTGCGCGAAGCCGCAAAGCAACGTAATTTAAGAATTTTTGATGCGACTTGTCCTTTAGTGACTAAGGTGCATATAGAGGTAGCACGTTATAATCGCTTGGGCCAGGAATGTGTTTTGATCGGCCATGCTGATCATCCCGAAGTAGAAGGAAGCTTAGGGCACTATGATAATCCTGACGGAGGAATCTATTTAGTAGAAAATATTCGGGATGTCGCTTTGTTAAAAGTTAAAAATCCTCTTTTATTGAGTTATGTTACACAAACTACGCTATCTCTTGATGATACTAAATCAATTATACAAGCTCTGAAGCAACGCTTCCCAAAGATTACTACCCCTAAGAAGGAAGATATTTGTTACGCAACACAAAACCGCCAATTCGCTGTTAAAGAATTAGCAAAGCAATGTGATATGGTATTAGTTTTAGGATCCGTTAATAGCTCGAATTCTAATCGATTGAAAGAATTGGCAGAACGTTTAGGGAAACCTGCCTATTTAATTGATTCTGCTGAAGATATTCCAACGAGCTGGTTAATTGAGAAAGAATCTATTGGTATTACTGCAGGCGCATCTGCACCGGAATTTTTAGTACAAGATGTTGTAACCTATATAAAAACATTTCCTAATTGGCGAGATTGTTTGGTTTCAGAATTAATGGGTATAAAGGAAAATGTTGCTTTCGCCTTACCACGGGAATTAAGAATTCCTTTAGCAATCGAAACTGAAACACTAAACTAA
- the aqpZ gene encoding aquaporin Z, protein MLRKLLAEFLGTFLLVLGGCGSAVLAAKFPVIGVGFLGVAFAFGLSLLTMCCVFAPISGCHLNPAVSIGLWAAGRFSIKEVPSYIIAQVIGGILATTVLFLIASGQHGFDLQNGFASNGYGLHSPGHYSLAACFICEVTMTFLFLLVIAGVTNPQLPSPFAPLAIGLALTLVHLISIPVTNTSVNPARSTGPALFVGGWAIHQLWLFWLAPLIGGIIGGSLFRYIWENKK, encoded by the coding sequence ATGCTAAGGAAGTTATTAGCGGAATTCTTAGGCACTTTTTTGCTAGTATTAGGTGGATGTGGCAGTGCTGTATTAGCTGCTAAATTTCCTGTAATAGGTGTAGGATTTTTGGGCGTAGCTTTTGCTTTTGGTTTAAGTTTGCTAACCATGTGTTGTGTATTTGCTCCTATCTCTGGCTGTCATTTAAATCCTGCTGTTTCTATAGGTCTTTGGGCTGCGGGTAGATTTAGCATTAAAGAGGTTCCTAGTTACATTATTGCTCAAGTAATAGGAGGCATACTGGCGACAACTGTTTTATTCCTGATTGCAAGTGGACAACATGGATTTGATTTACAAAATGGCTTTGCTAGCAATGGGTATGGGCTACACTCGCCAGGTCATTATTCCTTAGCGGCTTGTTTTATATGTGAAGTAACCATGACCTTTTTATTTTTGCTTGTTATTGCAGGCGTCACCAATCCACAATTACCTAGTCCTTTTGCTCCTTTAGCCATTGGTTTAGCCTTAACATTAGTCCATTTAATTAGCATTCCAGTTACAAATACTTCAGTTAATCCCGCCAGAAGCACAGGCCCAGCGTTATTTGTAGGAGGATGGGCTATCCATCAGCTTTGGTTATTTTGGCTTGCTCCTCTAATCGGTGGAATAATTGGCGGAAGCTTATTTAGATACATTTGGGAAAATAAAAAATAG
- a CDS encoding type IV pilin protein yields MENTEQGFSLFELLIVLVIISILAAISYPIYTHALKKTRRTEAKIALINLAQHMEIYYLANNNSYEGANFSRLHLKDITERNFYQLALKSTTSTYQLSAKAKFSDSECDLFMLNQLGEKTNAGNGSNLCW; encoded by the coding sequence ATGGAAAACACTGAACAGGGATTTAGTTTATTTGAATTGCTTATCGTCTTGGTTATAATCAGTATTTTAGCCGCGATCTCCTATCCAATTTACACTCATGCTTTGAAAAAAACTCGTCGTACTGAAGCGAAAATTGCTTTAATCAATCTTGCCCAGCATATGGAAATTTATTACCTTGCAAATAATAATAGTTACGAGGGTGCGAATTTTAGCAGGCTACATTTAAAAGACATCACTGAAAGAAATTTTTATCAATTAGCTCTAAAAAGTACTACTAGCACTTATCAACTGTCAGCGAAAGCTAAATTTTCTGACTCAGAATGTGATCTTTTCATGCTTAATCAATTAGGAGAAAAAACTAATGCTGGCAACGGTTCAAATCTATGCTGGTAA
- a CDS encoding S49 family peptidase, translating into MTEELLSDPAWQRKTLEKLLFDTLKEQRRKRRWNIFFKFFFFIILLGLLFALWPTTTNLPTASKAKAHIGLVDIRGVIDDNSTASADNVIEGLQNAFEDKNTLTVILRINSPGGSPVQAAQIYNEIRYLRHQYPKTKLYSVCDDLCASAAYYIASASDDIYANPASLVGSIGVLMDGFGFVGTMKKVGVERRLLTAGDHKGFLDPFSPEKIEEKLIAERMLANVHQQFINAVKQGRGNRIKDNPQLFSGLAWTGEEALSLGLIDGFGDLNSLSQDLIKNKNIVDYTVKPGLLQQLSDRIGASFAQQLSTNLGILPHGFR; encoded by the coding sequence ATGACAGAAGAATTATTAAGTGATCCAGCTTGGCAACGCAAAACCCTAGAGAAATTACTTTTTGATACCTTGAAAGAGCAACGTCGTAAAAGACGCTGGAATATTTTCTTTAAATTCTTCTTTTTTATAATTCTTCTAGGTCTTTTGTTTGCTTTATGGCCAACGACTACGAATCTCCCCACCGCCTCAAAAGCAAAAGCTCATATCGGACTCGTTGATATTCGAGGCGTCATTGATGACAATTCAACAGCAAGTGCTGATAATGTCATTGAAGGATTGCAAAACGCTTTTGAAGATAAGAATACCCTTACAGTGATTTTACGTATTAATAGTCCAGGCGGCAGCCCAGTTCAAGCCGCACAAATCTACAATGAAATAAGATATCTACGTCATCAATACCCTAAGACTAAATTGTATTCCGTTTGTGATGATCTTTGTGCATCTGCAGCTTACTATATAGCCTCTGCTAGTGACGATATCTATGCTAATCCCGCCAGCTTAGTCGGTTCGATTGGCGTTTTAATGGACGGATTTGGTTTTGTTGGTACCATGAAAAAAGTCGGTGTTGAGCGCCGCTTATTAACTGCTGGAGACCACAAAGGCTTTTTAGATCCTTTCTCGCCTGAAAAAATTGAAGAAAAACTCATTGCTGAACGCATGCTTGCAAATGTTCATCAACAATTTATTAATGCGGTTAAACAAGGCCGCGGAAACCGCATTAAAGATAACCCTCAGTTATTTTCTGGTTTAGCCTGGACTGGCGAAGAGGCATTATCGTTAGGCCTTATAGATGGCTTTGGAGATTTAAATAGTTTATCTCAAGACTTAATTAAGAATAAAAATATCGTCGACTACACAGTCAAACCTGGTTTATTGCAGCAACTGTCTGATCGTATAGGCGCTTCATTCGCGCAACAACTCAGTACTAATCTCGGTATTTTACCTCATGGTTTTCGCTAG